A genomic segment from Bosea sp. OAE506 encodes:
- a CDS encoding helix-turn-helix domain-containing protein — MQNLDDQPCLIARSLSLVGDAWSLLIMRDAHAGLTRFDEFRKSLGIAPTILTRRLAALTEDGLLEKRRYSERPPRDDYVLTRAGLDLLPVLFAIGAWGRKHRSTKGVTRFFDAEKGSEIDPVVIDSATGAPIGTRQIRIVPPG; from the coding sequence ATGCAGAATCTTGACGACCAGCCATGCTTGATCGCCCGCAGCCTCTCCCTGGTGGGCGACGCCTGGAGCCTGCTGATCATGAGGGATGCCCATGCGGGGCTCACCCGCTTTGACGAGTTCCGAAAAAGCCTGGGCATCGCGCCCACGATCCTGACACGCCGGCTGGCCGCCTTGACGGAGGATGGCCTGCTGGAAAAACGCCGTTATTCGGAGCGTCCGCCACGCGATGATTACGTGCTGACGAGGGCAGGCCTAGACCTGCTGCCGGTCCTATTTGCGATCGGCGCATGGGGCCGCAAGCACCGCAGCACCAAGGGAGTGACCCGCTTTTTCGACGCCGAGAAAGGGTCTGAGATCGATCCGGTCGTGATCGACAGTGCGACAGGTGCCCCCATCGGAACGCGGCAGATCCGGATCGTCCCGCCCGGCTGA
- a CDS encoding oxidoreductase, protein MKTTQRGVTLVTGASSGIGLATARALRREGFRVFGTSRKRTGDNSDGITMLVCDVTDDASVQQAVHEVQSREGRIDLLVNNAGIGLLGGAEESSQEQVKALFDVNVFGVMRMTNAVLPMMRRQQIGRIINLSSVLGLIPAPYNALYAATKHAVEGYSESLDHEVRTQGIRVVLIEPGVTRTAFEENITRPDHPLPLYDRIRADAEKFMREIVDKGDAPEVVAEAVVRAANTPAPRRRYTAGKAAAQVRFVRRFLPESFVDKSLRKFNRLPA, encoded by the coding sequence ATGAAAACGACACAGCGCGGCGTTACCCTGGTTACGGGCGCTTCCTCCGGCATCGGGCTGGCCACGGCGCGAGCGCTCCGACGGGAAGGCTTCAGGGTGTTCGGGACCAGTCGGAAGCGGACAGGCGACAATTCAGACGGCATCACCATGCTGGTCTGCGACGTCACCGACGATGCCTCCGTCCAGCAGGCCGTCCACGAGGTTCAAAGCCGCGAAGGACGGATCGATCTTCTGGTCAACAACGCCGGCATCGGCTTACTCGGCGGGGCCGAGGAGTCGTCGCAGGAGCAGGTGAAAGCGCTCTTTGACGTGAATGTCTTTGGCGTCATGCGGATGACGAATGCCGTGCTGCCCATGATGAGGCGTCAGCAAATCGGGCGGATCATCAACCTAAGCTCGGTGCTTGGGCTGATACCCGCTCCCTACAATGCGCTCTATGCAGCAACGAAACACGCCGTCGAGGGCTACTCGGAATCTCTCGACCATGAAGTCCGGACGCAGGGCATCCGTGTCGTTCTCATCGAGCCCGGTGTCACCCGCACTGCCTTCGAGGAGAACATCACCCGGCCGGATCATCCGCTTCCGCTCTACGACCGCATTCGCGCCGACGCGGAGAAATTCATGCGCGAGATCGTCGACAAGGGCGATGCGCCGGAGGTGGTCGCCGAGGCGGTTGTCAGAGCCGCCAACACCCCAGCGCCCAGGAGGCGCTACACCGCAGGAAAAGCGGCGGCGCAGGTTCGTTTTGTCCGCCGCTTCCTGCCCGAGTCGTTCGTCGACAAGAGCCTGCGAAAATTCAACCGGCTCCCTGCCTGA
- a CDS encoding methyl-accepting chemotaxis protein, whose translation MLLLACLAVLAVGLSGYRAVSIWADEAISERLSVLAEGRAKALERRWNRLLSELSVQAHSAHQVSYLDEIRGWMELPEHRAAITDYFQQGGALDADERIRRAGLGQSHGYLRRHLEFHGAYVAALQQFEYADIFLVAPNGRVVYSVTKAAEFGRLLSEEDLARSGLARAVAAAAQAGDRAVSIDFAPYDIAGGSPRAFVAQRFLNPASGQAVGTVVLSVGPSFIEAALTTVAGTSLDIETYVVGADGFLRSNPMARLSGRSPRETLDRARLTGNGLLKMTSRDGEPLVVIGREVKVGDGSWLLWLTKPHRKAFAVMDKLDRAILVSGLMVIGPLLLLALLMGLSVTRPIAGLAEALAGIAAGRTDLAIPGSRRRDEIGAIAASVAKIRENLLRDERERLREREEREHEASAQRSTLLADLASDLERSVLGVTAAVSAAAEQLSVTAQELSGGANRTQDNAVTVHGAASRAVASIRSIEGAAQELRQAIDRLDSDVQSSDRSARTAKDHADAMGSVVEGLAVGAARVSDVIGLISDIADQTNLLALNATIEAARAGEAGRGFAVVASEVKGLSGQTARAIDDISRQIATMNDATTATVEAIGGIRDMIGRLSEVVRRTAETMRHQHGVTHAIVEDVGLATSEFSRIGEATSLVSAASQQTSEAAAAVSRASVELTDLAHQLKSRVAGFIVQVRAA comes from the coding sequence ATGCTGCTGCTGGCATGCCTGGCCGTGCTTGCGGTCGGGCTTTCGGGCTATAGGGCCGTCTCGATCTGGGCCGACGAGGCGATCAGCGAGCGTCTCAGTGTTTTGGCCGAGGGGCGCGCCAAGGCGCTGGAGCGGCGCTGGAACCGTCTGCTTTCCGAATTGTCGGTGCAGGCGCACAGCGCCCATCAGGTTTCCTATCTCGATGAGATTCGCGGCTGGATGGAGCTTCCGGAGCACCGGGCGGCGATCACCGACTATTTCCAGCAGGGCGGGGCTCTGGATGCCGACGAGCGGATACGCCGCGCCGGCCTCGGCCAGAGCCATGGCTATCTCCGGCGCCATCTCGAATTCCACGGCGCCTATGTGGCCGCGCTGCAGCAGTTCGAATACGCCGATATCTTCCTCGTCGCCCCCAATGGCCGCGTCGTCTACAGCGTCACCAAGGCAGCCGAGTTCGGCCGCCTGCTGAGCGAGGAGGATCTCGCCCGGTCGGGGCTCGCCCGCGCCGTCGCTGCCGCGGCGCAGGCTGGGGACCGTGCCGTTTCGATCGACTTCGCGCCCTATGACATCGCCGGTGGGTCGCCGCGGGCCTTCGTCGCCCAGCGCTTCCTGAATCCGGCCTCGGGCCAGGCCGTCGGCACCGTGGTTCTGTCGGTGGGGCCCAGCTTCATCGAGGCGGCGCTGACGACGGTCGCTGGTACCTCGCTCGACATCGAGACCTATGTCGTCGGGGCGGACGGTTTCCTTCGGTCCAACCCGATGGCGCGGCTCTCGGGCCGCAGCCCCCGCGAAACGCTCGACCGGGCCCGGCTGACAGGCAATGGCCTGCTCAAAATGACCAGCCGCGACGGAGAGCCGCTGGTGGTGATCGGCCGGGAGGTGAAGGTCGGGGACGGATCCTGGCTGCTCTGGCTCACTAAGCCCCATCGCAAGGCCTTCGCCGTGATGGACAAGCTTGACCGGGCGATCCTGGTCAGCGGTCTGATGGTCATCGGTCCTTTGCTGCTGCTTGCCCTGCTGATGGGGCTGTCGGTCACCCGACCCATCGCGGGCCTGGCCGAGGCGCTGGCGGGAATCGCCGCCGGGCGAACGGATCTCGCCATTCCCGGCTCGCGCCGGCGCGACGAGATCGGCGCCATCGCGGCCTCGGTGGCGAAGATTCGGGAAAACCTGCTGCGCGACGAGCGCGAGCGGCTACGTGAGCGCGAAGAGCGGGAGCACGAAGCCTCCGCCCAGCGCTCGACGCTGCTCGCCGACCTCGCCAGCGACCTCGAGCGATCGGTCCTCGGTGTCACCGCCGCCGTCTCCGCGGCGGCCGAACAGCTCAGCGTGACGGCTCAGGAACTGTCGGGCGGGGCAAACCGGACCCAGGACAACGCGGTCACGGTCCATGGCGCCGCCTCGCGCGCCGTCGCCAGCATCCGCTCGATCGAGGGCGCCGCTCAGGAACTGCGCCAGGCGATCGACCGGCTCGACTCCGACGTTCAGTCCTCTGACCGCTCGGCCCGGACCGCCAAGGACCATGCCGACGCCATGGGCAGTGTCGTCGAGGGGCTCGCAGTGGGCGCAGCCCGTGTCTCCGACGTTATCGGCCTGATCTCCGACATTGCTGACCAGACCAATCTGCTCGCCCTCAATGCGACGATCGAGGCCGCCCGCGCCGGCGAGGCGGGCCGGGGCTTCGCGGTCGTCGCCTCCGAGGTGAAGGGGCTGTCCGGGCAGACGGCCCGCGCGATCGATGACATCTCCCGCCAGATCGCCACCATGAACGACGCTACCACGGCGACCGTCGAAGCCATCGGCGGCATCCGGGACATGATCGGCCGGCTGAGCGAAGTGGTGAGGCGCACGGCGGAGACGATGCGCCACCAGCACGGCGTGACTCATGCCATCGTCGAGGATGTCGGCCTCGCGACCAGCGAGTTCTCCCGCATCGGCGAGGCCACGAGCCTGGTCTCGGCAGCCTCGCAGCAGACCTCCGAGGCCGCCGCGGCGGTGTCTCGCGCTTCCGTCGAACTGACCGACCTCGCCCACCAGCTGAAGTCGCGCGTCGCGGGCTTCATCGTCCAGGTCAGGGCCGCCTGA
- a CDS encoding leucyl aminopeptidase: MSQRLKLESKALTEIAGQDVVILLSDTLAVPSAAEAFVGADARALLARAASAERFGGKAYTALTLLAPQGSGFERLIAVGLGPEADRGTLDFVKLGGAIAGRIGHGRITDVVLALPEGEIDPRQAADIALGLRLRSYTFDRYKTKTRKPEEAEPRIVTLRLPDPAAAKKAMKVAEALAGGVEIARDLVNEPPNVLYPEEFADRAAKLAKLGVEIEILDEKQLKKIGMRALLGVGQGSRRESRVAIMRWNGAKSGVQPVAFVGKGVTFDTGGISLKPGAGMEDMKGDMAGAACVVGLMHALAARKAKVNAIGIIGLVENMPDGNAQRPGDIVTSLSGQTIEIINTDAEGRLVLADVLWYTQERFKPRFMINLATLTGAILVALAQEHAGLFTNSDELADRLSAAGTATGETVWRMPLGKAYDKMIDSKFADMKNAAGRHGGSITAAQFLQRHVNDTPWAHLDIAGTGMGAKDSEINRSWGPGWGVRLLDRLVAEHYEA; encoded by the coding sequence ATGTCGCAGCGCCTGAAGCTCGAGAGCAAAGCCCTCACCGAAATCGCCGGGCAGGATGTCGTCATCCTGCTATCGGACACGCTCGCTGTGCCTTCGGCGGCGGAGGCTTTCGTCGGAGCCGACGCGCGGGCGCTGCTGGCTCGCGCGGCCTCAGCCGAACGGTTCGGGGGCAAGGCTTATACGGCGCTGACCCTGCTTGCGCCCCAGGGCTCCGGGTTCGAGCGCCTGATCGCCGTGGGGCTCGGGCCCGAGGCCGATCGCGGCACACTCGATTTCGTGAAGCTGGGCGGCGCCATCGCTGGCCGGATCGGGCATGGCCGCATCACGGATGTGGTGCTCGCCCTGCCTGAGGGCGAGATCGACCCCCGGCAGGCGGCCGACATCGCGCTCGGCCTGCGCCTGCGATCCTATACCTTCGACCGCTACAAGACCAAGACGCGCAAGCCCGAGGAGGCCGAGCCGCGCATCGTCACGCTGCGTCTGCCTGATCCCGCAGCGGCGAAGAAGGCGATGAAGGTGGCCGAGGCGCTGGCGGGCGGTGTCGAAATCGCGCGCGACCTCGTCAACGAGCCGCCCAACGTACTCTATCCCGAGGAATTCGCCGACCGCGCCGCCAAGCTCGCCAAGCTCGGCGTCGAGATCGAGATCCTCGATGAAAAGCAGCTCAAGAAGATCGGCATGCGCGCGCTGCTCGGCGTCGGCCAGGGCTCGCGGCGCGAGAGCCGCGTCGCGATCATGCGCTGGAACGGCGCCAAGTCCGGCGTCCAGCCCGTCGCCTTCGTCGGCAAGGGCGTCACCTTCGACACCGGCGGCATTTCGCTGAAGCCCGGCGCCGGCATGGAGGACATGAAGGGCGACATGGCGGGCGCGGCCTGCGTCGTCGGTCTGATGCACGCGCTGGCCGCCCGCAAGGCCAAGGTCAACGCCATCGGCATCATCGGTCTCGTCGAGAACATGCCCGACGGCAACGCCCAGCGCCCCGGCGACATCGTCACCTCGCTCTCGGGCCAGACCATCGAGATCATCAACACCGACGCCGAAGGCCGCCTCGTCCTGGCCGACGTGCTCTGGTACACGCAGGAGCGCTTCAAGCCGCGCTTCATGATCAATCTGGCGACGCTGACCGGCGCGATCCTCGTCGCGCTGGCGCAGGAGCATGCCGGCCTCTTCACCAACAGCGACGAGTTGGCGGACCGGCTCTCGGCCGCCGGCACGGCGACGGGCGAGACGGTCTGGCGCATGCCGCTCGGCAAGGCCTACGACAAGATGATCGATTCCAAATTTGCCGACATGAAGAACGCCGCTGGCCGCCATGGCGGTTCGATCACCGCCGCGCAGTTCCTGCAGCGCCACGTCAACGACACGCCCTGGGCGCATCTCGACATCGCCGGCACCGGCATGGGCGCCAAGGACAGCGAGATCAACCGCTCCTGGGGTCCGGGCTGGGGCGTGCGCCTGCTCGACCGGCTGGTGGCTGAGCATTACGAGGCCTGA
- a CDS encoding ABC-F family ATP-binding cassette domain-containing protein, which translates to MLTINDITYRLGERLLLDHASASLPDGSRVGLVGRNGTGKTTLFRMITGDLSPEGGSISLPKGRRIGGVAQEAPGGPESLIEVVLAADTERAALLAESETATDPHRIAEIGTRLADIDAHSAPARAATVLYGLGFDEAAQQRPCSDFSGGWRMRVALAAVLFSEPDLLLLDEPTNYLDLEGTLWLYDYLERYPHTVLVVSHDRELLDTCVDHILHLDQGKLTIYRGGYSSFAKQRAEKQMQLAKAKEKQDAERKHLQSFVDRFKAKATKARQAQSRVKRLEKMETIATIVDRDVQPFSLPGPERPLAPPMIVLDDASAGYGERKVLSKLNLTLLPDDRIALLGSNGNGKSTFCKLIGGRLAPLSGTMRKSSKLETAYFAQHQLDELRMEDTPVGHLRDLMPDAPEAKVRSKAAQIGFPASKADTPVKNLSGGEKARLMLGLAAFAGPHLLILDEPTNHLDIDSRTALVNAINDYPGAVILVSHDRFLIESCADRLWIVGDGTVKNFDGDMEDYRSLVLGGAKAARREKAAEASGTKPKTEERKEAASKRMAQGPLRQKLNLAEAKIAKLTGLIEKVDGVLGNGAAFARDPEKALTLSRQRADLAAALEAAEEEWLELSAELESA; encoded by the coding sequence ATGCTCACGATCAACGACATCACCTATCGTCTCGGCGAGCGACTGCTGCTCGACCATGCCAGCGCCTCGCTGCCGGACGGCTCGCGGGTCGGCCTCGTCGGGCGCAATGGCACCGGCAAGACCACCCTGTTCCGGATGATCACGGGCGATCTCTCGCCCGAGGGCGGCAGCATCAGCCTGCCCAAGGGACGGCGCATCGGCGGCGTCGCGCAGGAGGCGCCGGGCGGGCCGGAATCGCTGATCGAGGTCGTTCTCGCCGCCGACACGGAGCGGGCCGCCCTGCTGGCCGAATCCGAGACCGCGACCGACCCCCACCGCATCGCCGAGATCGGCACGCGCCTGGCCGATATCGACGCGCACTCGGCCCCGGCGCGGGCAGCCACCGTGCTCTACGGGCTCGGCTTCGACGAGGCGGCGCAGCAGCGCCCCTGCTCCGACTTCTCCGGCGGCTGGCGGATGCGGGTGGCGCTCGCCGCCGTGCTGTTCTCGGAGCCCGACCTGCTGCTGCTCGACGAGCCGACCAACTATCTCGATCTCGAGGGCACGCTCTGGCTCTACGACTATCTCGAGCGCTATCCGCACACCGTGCTGGTCGTCAGCCATGACCGCGAGTTGCTCGACACCTGCGTCGACCACATCCTGCATCTCGACCAGGGCAAGCTGACGATCTACCGCGGCGGGTACTCGTCCTTCGCCAAGCAGCGCGCCGAAAAGCAGATGCAGCTCGCCAAGGCGAAGGAGAAGCAGGACGCGGAGCGTAAGCACCTGCAGTCCTTCGTCGACCGCTTCAAGGCCAAGGCGACCAAGGCGCGCCAGGCGCAGTCCCGCGTCAAGCGGCTGGAGAAGATGGAGACGATCGCGACCATCGTCGACCGCGATGTCCAGCCCTTCAGCCTGCCCGGCCCCGAGCGGCCGCTGGCGCCGCCGATGATCGTGCTCGACGACGCCAGCGCCGGCTATGGCGAGCGCAAGGTGCTTTCCAAGCTGAACCTGACGCTGTTGCCGGACGACAGGATCGCCCTGCTCGGCTCGAACGGCAACGGCAAGTCGACCTTCTGCAAGCTGATCGGCGGGCGGCTTGCGCCGCTTTCGGGCACGATGCGCAAGTCGTCCAAGCTGGAGACGGCCTATTTCGCCCAGCACCAGCTCGACGAATTGCGCATGGAGGACACGCCGGTCGGGCATCTGCGCGACCTGATGCCGGACGCGCCGGAGGCGAAGGTCCGCTCCAAGGCGGCGCAGATCGGCTTCCCCGCCTCCAAGGCCGACACGCCGGTGAAGAATCTCTCGGGTGGCGAGAAGGCGCGGCTGATGCTGGGACTGGCGGCCTTCGCGGGGCCGCATCTGCTCATCCTCGACGAGCCGACCAATCATCTCGACATCGACAGCCGCACCGCGCTGGTCAACGCGATCAACGACTATCCCGGCGCCGTGATCCTGGTCAGCCATGACCGATTCCTGATCGAATCCTGCGCCGACCGGCTCTGGATCGTCGGCGACGGCACGGTGAAGAACTTCGACGGCGACATGGAGGATTACCGCAGCCTCGTGCTCGGTGGCGCCAAGGCGGCGCGGCGCGAGAAGGCGGCCGAGGCGTCAGGCACCAAGCCGAAGACCGAGGAGCGCAAGGAGGCGGCGTCGAAGCGGATGGCGCAGGGACCGCTGCGCCAGAAGCTGAACCTGGCGGAGGCCAAGATCGCCAAGCTCACCGGGCTGATCGAGAAGGTCGACGGCGTGCTCGGCAATGGTGCAGCCTTCGCCCGCGATCCCGAGAAGGCGCTGACCCTGTCGCGCCAGCGGGCGGACCTCGCGGCGGCGCTCGAAGCGGCAGAGGAAGAGTGGCTGGAGCTGAGCGCGGAGCTGGAGAGCGCGTGA
- a CDS encoding NADP-dependent oxidoreductase, whose protein sequence is MKAFIVDRYRKKGALRFGEVPQPTLRDNDILVEVHATGLNLLDSKIRDGEFKLILPYRPPFVLGHDVAGRVVRVGSNVRRFKPGDEIYARPRDGQVGTFAEFIAVNEGDVALKPRNLTMEEAASLPLVGLTAWQVLVERAGLRAGQKVLIHAGSGGVGTFAIQLAKHLGATVATTTSTANVALVEGLGADVVIDYKTQDFEKRLSGYDVVLSSLGGDTLQKSLNVLKPGGKLISISGPPDPHFAREQGLNWLLRQVMRALSLGVRRKARSARIDYSFVFMRADGEQLRQITSLVEAGIIRPVIDRVFQFEETNDALAYVETGRARGKVVVKLR, encoded by the coding sequence ATGAAGGCCTTTATCGTCGATCGCTATCGGAAAAAGGGCGCGCTCCGGTTCGGCGAGGTGCCGCAGCCGACCTTGCGGGACAATGATATCCTGGTCGAAGTCCACGCCACCGGGCTCAATCTCCTCGATTCCAAAATCCGGGACGGCGAGTTCAAGCTCATCCTGCCGTACCGCCCGCCCTTCGTGCTGGGACATGACGTGGCGGGCAGGGTGGTCCGCGTCGGATCGAACGTCCGGCGCTTCAAGCCGGGTGACGAGATCTATGCCCGGCCGCGCGACGGCCAGGTCGGGACATTCGCGGAGTTCATCGCGGTCAACGAAGGCGACGTCGCATTGAAGCCGAGAAACCTCACCATGGAGGAAGCTGCGTCCCTTCCCTTGGTCGGGCTGACGGCCTGGCAGGTTCTGGTCGAGCGAGCCGGTCTGCGGGCAGGGCAGAAGGTGCTCATTCACGCCGGTTCTGGCGGCGTCGGGACCTTCGCCATCCAGCTTGCCAAGCATCTGGGCGCGACGGTTGCGACGACCACGAGCACGGCGAATGTCGCACTGGTCGAGGGGCTCGGAGCCGATGTCGTCATCGACTACAAGACGCAGGATTTCGAGAAACGTCTGTCGGGCTACGACGTCGTCCTCAGCAGCCTGGGCGGTGACACGCTTCAAAAATCCCTGAATGTGCTGAAGCCCGGCGGCAAGCTGATCTCAATCTCCGGCCCGCCCGACCCGCATTTTGCCAGGGAGCAGGGGCTGAACTGGCTGCTGCGGCAGGTCATGCGCGCTCTGAGCTTGGGCGTCCGGAGAAAGGCGCGGTCCGCACGGATCGACTACTCGTTTGTCTTCATGCGCGCCGACGGCGAACAATTGCGCCAGATCACGTCGCTGGTCGAAGCCGGGATCATTCGCCCCGTCATCGATCGCGTTTTTCAGTTCGAAGAGACCAACGATGCCCTGGCCTATGTCGAAACCGGACGAGCCAGGGGCAAGGTCGTCGTCAAGCTGAGGTGA
- the lptG gene encoding LPS export ABC transporter permease LptG encodes MLLVTTFGRYLTKQFTRSIMGVFGTFFFLIGTLDFVELMRRAGDSPAATTPLIVQLALFRVPSVAEQIFPFAVLFGGMFALLTLSRKLELVVARSVGVSAWQFLQPAAVVAGLVGLVSILVYNPVAAELKRKATALETRLFVRGAQTSNAPEIWLRQRSVDGQAIIRAAGSLPDGSGLAQVAIFSFSPGGGFSDRVDARQAVLHPGYWELTDARVVSAMEEPQSYKTYLVATTLEPEQMRQSFTPPEAVGFWAMPSVIERTQRAGLDTTRYELRYQSLLARPLLLIAMVLVAASVSLRFFRFGGVTKLVIAGVAAGFVLYVATQLSEELGSSGIVNPVVAAWLPAAIGAMLGALALLHQEDG; translated from the coding sequence ATGCTGCTCGTCACGACCTTCGGCCGCTATCTCACGAAGCAGTTCACGCGCTCCATTATGGGCGTGTTCGGGACGTTCTTCTTCCTGATCGGCACCCTCGATTTCGTCGAGCTGATGCGCCGTGCCGGCGATTCTCCGGCCGCGACGACCCCGCTCATCGTCCAGCTCGCGCTGTTCCGCGTGCCGAGCGTGGCCGAACAGATCTTTCCCTTTGCCGTGCTGTTCGGCGGCATGTTCGCACTGCTCACACTGAGCCGGAAGCTGGAGCTGGTAGTCGCCCGTTCCGTCGGCGTCTCCGCCTGGCAGTTCCTGCAGCCGGCGGCCGTGGTCGCCGGGCTCGTCGGGCTGGTCTCGATCCTGGTCTACAATCCCGTCGCCGCCGAATTGAAGCGCAAGGCGACAGCGCTGGAGACGCGCCTCTTCGTCCGCGGCGCGCAGACGAGCAATGCACCGGAAATCTGGCTGCGGCAGCGCAGCGTCGACGGGCAGGCCATCATCCGCGCTGCCGGCTCGCTGCCGGACGGCAGCGGCCTGGCCCAGGTCGCGATCTTCAGCTTCTCGCCGGGCGGGGGCTTCAGCGATCGCGTCGATGCGCGTCAGGCCGTGCTGCATCCGGGCTACTGGGAGTTGACCGATGCGCGCGTCGTTTCCGCCATGGAAGAGCCACAGAGCTACAAGACCTATCTGGTCGCCACAACGCTGGAGCCCGAGCAGATGAGGCAGAGCTTTACGCCGCCCGAGGCCGTCGGGTTCTGGGCGATGCCCAGCGTGATCGAGCGCACCCAACGTGCGGGGCTCGACACGACCCGCTATGAACTGCGCTATCAGTCGCTGCTCGCGCGGCCGCTCCTGCTCATCGCGATGGTGCTGGTGGCAGCATCCGTTTCCTTAAGATTTTTCAGGTTTGGTGGTGTCACCAAACTGGTGATAGCTGGCGTCGCAGCTGGCTTCGTGCTGTATGTTGCGACGCAGCTGTCGGAGGAGCTCGGCTCGTCCGGTATCGTCAATCCTGTGGTCGCCGCTTGGCTGCCTGCAGCGATCGGAGCGATGCTGGGCGCTCTGGCCCTCCTCCATCAGGAAGACGGGTGA
- a CDS encoding DNA polymerase III subunit chi, whose translation MAEILFFHLQSRPLEQVLPTVLERALARGQKVVVQLSSQERLGVVDDHLWTYADDSFLPHVTAMETDAATNPVVLTTLDHNPNAAQVRICAEGVRIPDAMGDYERVVLVFDGDDPDALIAAREDWKKARSSGHAASYWQQDETGRWEKKA comes from the coding sequence ATGGCCGAGATCCTGTTCTTCCATCTCCAGTCGCGACCGCTCGAGCAGGTGCTGCCGACGGTGCTGGAGCGCGCTCTGGCGCGGGGGCAGAAGGTCGTCGTCCAGCTCTCCAGCCAGGAGCGGCTGGGTGTCGTCGACGATCATCTCTGGACTTATGCCGACGACAGCTTCTTGCCCCATGTCACGGCGATGGAAACCGATGCCGCCACAAATCCGGTCGTGCTGACGACGCTCGACCACAATCCCAACGCAGCCCAGGTGCGCATCTGCGCCGAGGGTGTCCGCATTCCCGACGCAATGGGCGACTACGAGCGCGTCGTTCTGGTATTCGACGGTGACGACCCCGACGCGCTGATCGCGGCGCGCGAGGATTGGAAGAAGGCCAGGTCTTCGGGCCATGCCGCCAGCTACTGGCAGCAGGACGAGACCGGCCGCTGGGAGAAGAAAGCGTGA